One genomic segment of Hordeum vulgare subsp. vulgare chromosome 2H, MorexV3_pseudomolecules_assembly, whole genome shotgun sequence includes these proteins:
- the LOC123424542 gene encoding probable cleavage and polyadenylation specificity factor subunit 1, with the protein MSYAAYKMMHWPTGIEHCAAGFITHCPSDAASFSAPAEGPASSGAESDADSSAAARRPRRLGPTPNLVVAAANVLEVYAVRAEAAPPAEDGGASASAFDGILGARLELVCHYRLHGNVESMAVLSDGAENRRDSIALAFRDAKITCLEFDDAIHGLRTSSMHCFEGPEWQHLKRGRESFAWGPVIKADPLGRCGAALIYGLQIAILKAAQVGQSLVGEDEPTRALSSSAVRVESSYLIDLRALDTNHVKDFTFVHGYIEPVLVILHEREPTWAGRISSKHHTCMISAFSISMTLKQHPVIWSAANLPHDAYQILSVPPPISGVLVVCANSIHYHSQSTSCSLALNNFSSQPDGSPEIPKINFHVELDAAKATWLSNDIVMFSTKTGEMLLLTVVYDGRTVRRLDLMKSKASVISSGATTIGSSFFFLGSRLGDSLLVQFSCGVATSVLPDLIDERSGDIEGDVPFSKRLKRVPSDVLQDVTSVEELSFQNNMLPNSIESAQKISYVVRDKLINVGPLKDFSYGLRVNADANATGNAKQSNYELVCCSGHGKNGALSVLQQSIRPDLITEVELPSCRGIWTVYYKSSRAHTTEDDEYHAYLIISLENRTMVLETGDDLGEVTETVDYYVQGATIAAGNLFGRRRVIQVYATGARVLDGSFMTQELNFTAHSSESSSSSSEPLGVASASIADPYVLLKMVDGTVQLLVGDHSTCALSISVPSIFTSLSEKISACTLYRDRGPEPWLRKTRSDAWLSSGIAEPIDGSGSSCQEQSDIYCIICYESGKLEIFEVPSFRCAFSVESFFSGEALLVDAKGRQDDTKVSLKKEAADSIRVVELAMHRWSGQFSRPFLFGLLNDGTFLCYHAYCYEGLESNVKDNSFSPAGSVDLASASDSRLRNLRFHRISVDITLREDISSLARPRITIFNNVGGYEGLFLSGTRPVWVMVCRQRFRVHPQLCDGPIEAFTVLHNINCCHGLIYVTSQGFLKICQLPEAYNYDNYWPVQKIPLHGTPHQVTYYAEQSLYPLIVSVPVVRPLNQVLSIMADQDLIHHMDNDATSADDLQKTYTVEEFEVRVLELEKPSGRWETRSTIPMQSFENALTVRIVTLHNTTTKENETLMAIGTAYVQGEDVAARGRVLLFSFTKSESSQNLVTEVYSKESKGAVSAVASLQGHLLIAAGPKITLSKWTGSELTAVAFYDAPLHVVSLNIVKNFVLFGDIHKSVYFLSWKEQGSQLTLLAKDFGSLDCFATEFLIDGSTLNLAVSDSDKNVQIFYYAPKMVESWKGQKLLSRAEFHVGAHLTKFMRLQMLPTPGLASEKTNRFALLFGTLDGGIGCIAPIDELTFRRLQSLQRKLVDAVPHVCGLNPRSFRQFKSNGKAHRPGPDNIIDFELLAHYEMLSLEEQLDIAQQIGTTRAQIISNLSDISLGTSFL; encoded by the exons ATGAGCTACGCGGCGTACAAGATGATGCACTGGCCGACGGGCATCGAGCACTGCGCCGCCGGCTTCATCACCCACTGCCCCTCCGacgccgcctccttctccgcgcCCGCGGAGGGGCCGGCGTCCTCGGGGGCCGAGAGCGACGCCGACTCCTCGGCCGCGGCGAGGCGGCCCCGGCGCCTCGGCCCCACCCCCAACCTCGTCGTGGCGGCCGCCAACGTGCTGGAGGTGTACGCCGtcagggccgaggcggcgccgCCCGCCGAGGACGGGGGCGCCTCTGCCTCCGCGTTCGACGGGATCCTCGGGGCCCGCCTCGAGCTCGTGTGCCATTACAG GCTCCATGGGAACGTCGAGTCGATGGCCGTGCTGTCGGATGGGGCGGAGAACAGGCGAGACTCAATTGCACTTGCTTTCAGAGACGCTAAAATTACTTGCCTGGAATTCGATGACGCCATCCATGGACTGCGGACAAG CTCAATGCATTGCTTTGAGGGCCCAGAATGGCAGCATCTAAAAAGAGGCAGGGAATCATTTGCCTGGGGTCCTGTCATAAAAGCTGACCCGCTAGGCAGATGTGGCGCTGCACTTATTTATGGACTACAGATAGCCATTCTGAAAGCCGCCCAG GTTGGACAGAGCTTAGTGGGAGAAGATGAACCCACGCGTGCACTGAGCTCTAGTGCTGTTCGTGTCGAGTCATCATATCTGATTGACTTACGAGCTTTAGATACAAATCATGTCAAGGATTTTACATTTGTACATG GTTATATCGAGCCTGTATTGGTCATATTACATGAGCGAGAGCCTACATGGGCTGGGCGTATCTCATCAAAGCACCATACATGTATGATATCAGCATTTAGTATAAGCATGACACTGAAGCAACACCCAGTGATATGGTCTGCTGCT AACCTACCGCATGATGCATACCAAATTCTTTCTGTGCCTCCACCTATTAGCGGTGTTCTTGTCGTCTGTGCAAATTCTATCCACTATCACAGTCAG TCCACTTCTTGTTCCCTTGCCCTCAACAATTTTTCATCACAGCCAGATGGCAG tCCAGAAATTCCTAAAATAAATTTCCATGTGGAGCTTGATGCAGCCAAAGCGACATGGTTATCCAATGATATTGTAATGTTCTCGACAAAGACCGGAGAAATGCTGTTACTTACAGTAGTTTATGATGGCAG AACTGTGCGAAGATTAGATCTTATGAAGTCAAAAGCATCTGTCATCAGTTCG GGTGCTACGACTATTGGAAGTTCATTCTTCTTCCTTGGTAGTCGTTTGGGAGACAGCCTTCTTGTGCAATTTTCCTGTGGTGTGGCGACATCTGTCTTACCAGATCTAATAGACGAG CGGTCTGGTGATATTGAAGGCGACGTGCCTTTTTCGAAGCGCCTGAAGAGGGTGCCTTCTGACGTTTTACAGGATGTGACCAGTGTTGAGGAACTTTCTTTTCAGAATAACATGCTGCCAAACAGTATAGAGTCAGCACAG AAAATCTCATATGTCGTGAGAGATAAGTTGATCAATGTTGGCCCTCTGAAAGATTTTTCATATGGTTTAAGAGTCAATGCAGATGCCAATGCAACAGGAAATGCAAAGCAAAGCAATTATGAGTTG GTGTGCTGTTCTGGTCATGGAAAGAATGGAGCACTTTCTGTCCTACAACAATCTATTCGCCCTGATTTAATTACAGAG GTGGAATTACCAAGTTGCAGAGGTATTTGGACAGTGTACTATAAGAGTTCCCGTGCACATACCACTGAAGACGATGAATATCATGCATATCTGATAATAAGTCTAGAGAACCGGACCATG GTACTTGAGACAGGTGATGATCTAGGAGAAGTTACTGAAACAGTTGATTATTATGTTCAAGGGGCAACCATTGCTGCTGGTAACTTGTTCGGAAG GCGGCGTGTCATACAGGTATACGCCACGGGTGCTCGTGTGCTTGATGGTTCTTTCATGACACAAGAGCTAAACTTTACTGCGCATTCTTCAGAATCTTCATCGTCAAGTTCTGAGCCTCTTGGAGTGGCATCTGCTTCCATTGCAGATCCATACGTTCTTCTGAAGATGGTTGATGGAACTGTTCAACTTCTTGTAGGAG ATCATTCTACTTGTGCTCTTTCTATCAGTGTTCCCAGTATTTTTACAAGCTTAAGTGAAAAAATATCTGCGTGTACACTTTATCGTGACAGAGGTCCTGAACCATGGCTGAGAAAGACACGTAGTGATGCATGGCTATCTAGTGGTATTGCAGAACCAATTGATGGCAGCGGTAGTTCGTGTCAGGAGCAGTCTGATATATACTGCATCATTTGTTATGAAAGTGGTAAACTAGAAATCTTTGAAGTGCCTAGTTTCAGATGTGCTTTCTCTGTGGAAAGTTTCTTCTCTGGTGAGGCTCTTTTGGTTGATGCAAAAGGAAGACAGGATGACACTAAAGTTTCTCTGAAGAAAGAAGCAGCGGATAGCATTCGGGTAGTTGAGCTTGCAATGCACAGATGGTCTGGCCAGTTCAGTCGCCCATTCCTTTTTGGTTTATTGAACGATGGGACATTTTTGTGCTACCATGCTTATTGCTATGAAGGCTTGGAGAGTAATGTGAAAGATAATTCATTTTCACCTGCTGGTTCTGTGGATCTTGCCAGTGCCAGTGATTCGAGACTAAGAAATTTGAGATTTCACCGAATTTCTGTTGACATTACATTACGAGAAGACATCTCAAGTCTTGCACGACCGAGAATCACAATTTTTAACAATGTTGGAGGTTATGAAGGATTGTTTCTTAGTGGCACGAGGCCAGTCTGGGTTATGGTTTGTCGACAACGATTTCGGGTGCATCCACAG TTATGTGATGGTCCCATTGAAGCCTTTACTGTTCTTCACAATATAAACTGTTGTCATGGGCTTATATATGTTACATCACAG GGTTTTCTGAAGATATGTCAACTGCCCGAAGCATATAACTATGACAACTACTGGCCTGTCCAAAAG ATCCCTTTGCATGGTACGCCTCATCAGGTTACATATTATGCCGAGCAGTCTCTGTATCCACTTATCGTGTCTGTTCCT GTGGTTCGCCCCCTAAATCAAGTTCTGTCAATTATGGCTGATCAAGATTTGATTCATCACATGGATAATGATGCTACAAGCGCTGATGACCTGCAAAAAACGTATactgttgaggaatttgaagttcGTGTATTAGAGTTGGAGAAACCTAGTGGACGTTGGGAGACAAGGTCCACTATTCCGATGCAATCATTTGAAAATGCTCTGACTGTGCGCATTGTTACATTGCAT AACACAACCACCAAGGAAAATGAAACCCTGATGGCCATTGGGACTGCTTATGTTCAAGGGGAGGACGTAGCTGCCAGAGGCCGGGTGCTTCTGTTCTCTTTCACTAAAAGTGAAAGTTCTCAAAATCTG GTAACAGAGGTCTACTCAAAAGAGAGTAAAGGTGCCGTATCAGCTGTTGCATCACTTCAAGGTCATCTGCTGATAGCTGCTGGTCCAAAGATCACATTGAGCAAATGGACTGGTTCTGAATTGACTGCTGTTGCATTCTATGATGCTCCTTTGCATGTTGTGAGCTTGAACATT gtcaaaaaTTTCGTTTTGTTTGGTGATATCCATAAAAGCGTATATTTTCTTAGCTGGAAGGAGCAAGGTTCTCAATTGACTCTCCTTGCAAAAGATTTTGGATCTCTAGATTGCTTTGCAACCGAGTTCTTAATTGATGGAAGTACACTGAACCTTGCAGTTTCCGACTCTGATAAGAATGTGCAG ATCTTCTACTACGCTCCCAAAATGGTGGAGAGCTGGAAAGGGCAGAAGCTCCTTTCCAGAGCAGAGTTTCATGTTGGAGCCCATCTGACCAAGTTTATGAGGCTGCAGATGCTTCCCACTCCAGGATTAGCATCTGAGAAGACGAATCGTTTTGCCCTTCTTTTTGGTACTTTGGATGGTGGTATTGGATGCATTGCGCCTATTGATGAGTTGACATTCCGCCGGCTTCAGAGCTTACAGAGGAAGCTTGTAGATGCCGTCCCTCACGTCTGTGGCCTGAACCCAAGATCATTCAGGCAGTTCAAATCCAACGGGAAGGCACATCGTCCTGGGCCAGATAACATCATTGACTTTGAGCTCCTTGCACA